The Anastrepha ludens isolate Willacy chromosome X, idAnaLude1.1, whole genome shotgun sequence genome includes a window with the following:
- the LOC128869623 gene encoding glutamate receptor ionotropic, kainate 1-like, which yields MQMNEYKYHYFFTSFDIETFDLDDFKYNFVNITSFRLIDVGDVSVRSILKGMEAYNSQYKNESIYHRKLRTIQTEPALVYDSVYIFAIGLKTLEQSHTLRISNASCEEEIPWDGGLSLINYINSVEWRGLTGPIQFKEGRRVQFKLDLVKLRQHSIVKVGEWSPEARLNITEPSLFFDAGALNVTLVVITILFCAIGGSY from the exons ATGCAGATGAACGAGTATAAGTATCATTACTTCTTCACTAGTTTCGACATCGAAACATTCGATCTGGatgattttaaatataatttcgtAAATATTACCTCGTTTCGTCTAATAGATGTTGGCGATGTGAGCGTGCGAAGTATACTTAAGGGCATGGAAGCGTACAACAGCCAATATAAAAACGAATCAATTTACCACAGGAAACTGCGTACAATACAG ACGGAACCAGCCTTAGTATACGATTCTGTTTACATATTCGCTATAGGTTTAAAAACCTTGGAACAATCACATACTCTGCGTATTTCGAACGCTTCATGTGAGGAGGAAATCCCATGGGACGGAGGTTTAAGTTTGATAAACTACATAAACTCG GTGGAGTGGAGGGGTCTGACCGGTCCCATACAATTTAAAGAAGGTCGACGAGTTCAATTTAAATTGGATCTAGTCAAGCTGCGGCAACATTCCATAGTTAAAGTGGGGGAATGGTCTCCAGAGGCCCGCCTCAATATAACCGAGCCTTCATTGTTTTTTGATGCGGGTGCATTGAATGTTACGCTAGTTGTTATTACAATATTG ttCTGTGCTATCGGGGGATCTTATTAA